One genomic segment of Phormidium ambiguum IAM M-71 includes these proteins:
- a CDS encoding ATP-binding cassette domain-containing protein, which produces MKSEFQGIHLKLKRLNKSFGQQTVLKGINLEIMPGEFVAIVGRSGCGKSTMLRLIAGLDSPSSGQVILDSESSHNINPMVRMMFQDARLLPWQKVLANVELGLIGSSLYQKRNAWELLRAVGLEERAKEWPAVLSGGQRQRVALARALVSEPRLLLLDEPLGALDALTRIEMQQLLENLWQEKQFTALLITHDVEEAVVLADRVILIEDGQIAMDCPISLPRPRVRGNAIFAHTVDKILQRVMNTDNVISNQLDRISA; this is translated from the coding sequence ATGAAATCTGAATTCCAAGGCATTCACTTAAAACTTAAAAGACTGAATAAATCTTTTGGACAACAGACAGTCTTAAAAGGCATTAACTTAGAAATTATGCCGGGAGAATTTGTGGCAATTGTAGGTCGTAGTGGCTGTGGTAAAAGCACAATGTTACGCTTAATTGCTGGATTAGATTCTCCGAGTTCCGGTCAAGTAATTTTGGACAGTGAATCATCCCATAATATTAATCCAATGGTGCGGATGATGTTTCAAGATGCGCGTTTATTACCTTGGCAAAAGGTGTTAGCAAATGTCGAATTAGGATTAATTGGATCTTCTCTTTATCAAAAAAGAAATGCTTGGGAGTTGCTGCGGGCAGTGGGATTAGAAGAACGTGCGAAAGAATGGCCTGCGGTACTTTCTGGCGGACAACGCCAAAGAGTAGCTTTAGCTAGAGCATTAGTAAGTGAACCGCGTTTATTACTTCTTGATGAACCTTTGGGTGCTTTAGATGCACTAACTCGAATTGAGATGCAACAATTGTTAGAAAATTTGTGGCAAGAAAAACAATTTACAGCATTATTAATTACTCATGATGTGGAAGAAGCTGTAGTTTTAGCCGATCGCGTAATTTTAATAGAAGATGGACAAATTGCAATGGATTGCCCAATTTCTTTACCGCGTCCCAGAGTCAGAGGAAATGCCATCTTTGCACATACTGTAGATAAAATTTTGCAGCGAGTTATGAATACCGATAATGTAATATCGAATCAATTAGATAGGATTTCAGCTTAA
- a CDS encoding glutathione binding-like protein, translating to MIELYYWTTPNGHKITLFLEEVGLPYNLIPINIGAGDQFKPEFLKISPNNRIPAIVDRQPADGGEAISVFESGAILLYLAEKTGKLIPADLRDRVEVLQWLFWQMGGLGPMAGQNHHFSQYAPEKIPYAINRYVNETGRLYAVLDKRLSDREFVAGEYSIADIAIYPWIVPYERQSQKLEDFPNLQRWFEAIQSRPATIRAYEKAEAFKSQAISPEQSRDLLFNQSASTVKR from the coding sequence ATGATCGAACTATACTATTGGACGACACCAAACGGACACAAAATTACTCTGTTTTTAGAAGAAGTTGGATTGCCTTACAATTTAATTCCGATAAATATTGGTGCAGGGGATCAATTTAAACCAGAGTTTTTGAAGATTTCTCCAAATAATCGAATTCCAGCTATTGTCGATCGCCAACCTGCTGATGGTGGCGAAGCAATTTCGGTGTTTGAATCTGGAGCAATTCTGCTTTATTTAGCAGAGAAAACTGGAAAGTTAATTCCTGCCGATCTCCGCGATCGCGTCGAGGTTTTGCAATGGCTTTTTTGGCAAATGGGCGGACTTGGGCCGATGGCAGGTCAGAATCATCATTTCAGCCAATACGCGCCGGAAAAAATTCCTTATGCAATCAATCGTTATGTGAATGAAACGGGGCGTTTGTATGCAGTTTTGGACAAACGATTGAGCGATCGGGAATTTGTCGCGGGTGAATATTCGATCGCTGATATTGCGATTTATCCTTGGATTGTGCCTTACGAACGGCAAAGTCAAAAATTAGAAGATTTTCCCAACCTACAACGCTGGTTTGAAGCAATTCAATCACGTCCGGCAACTATTCGAGCTTACGAAAAAGCAGAAGCGTTTAAGAGTCAGGCAATCAGTCCCGAACAATCGCGGGATTTATTATTTAACCAATCTGCCAGTACAGTAAAACGTTAA
- a CDS encoding SDR family NAD(P)-dependent oxidoreductase, translated as MNDKTTTALIIGAGTGLSASIARLFAAEGMAIALGARQVDKLSALSQEIGAFSFTCDASKPDEVNELFNQVEQKLGVPTVVVYNPSLRIAGPLIELDAIEVAKALEITAYGGFLVAQAAAKRMLKLGSGAIFFTGASASIKGYPRSAPFAMGKFALRGLAQSIARELAPQNIHVAHFVIDGVIRSATRLEPADKPDSFLDPDAIAQTYLNILRQPRSAWTYEVELRPWVEQF; from the coding sequence TTGAACGACAAAACAACTACAGCATTAATTATTGGCGCTGGTACTGGACTTAGTGCATCTATAGCCCGCTTGTTCGCAGCAGAAGGCATGGCTATTGCTCTAGGAGCACGGCAAGTTGATAAACTTAGTGCCTTGTCTCAAGAAATTGGAGCCTTTAGTTTTACCTGCGATGCCAGCAAACCTGATGAAGTAAACGAATTATTTAATCAAGTTGAACAAAAGTTAGGTGTGCCAACAGTTGTGGTTTATAATCCAAGCTTAAGAATTGCTGGGCCACTAATTGAGCTTGACGCGATCGAAGTAGCTAAAGCTTTGGAAATCACTGCTTATGGTGGGTTTTTGGTGGCACAAGCAGCAGCCAAACGAATGTTAAAGTTAGGTTCTGGGGCGATTTTCTTTACAGGCGCTTCCGCAAGTATTAAAGGTTATCCTCGCTCTGCGCCGTTTGCGATGGGTAAATTTGCTTTGCGAGGTTTAGCTCAAAGTATTGCCCGTGAACTGGCTCCGCAAAATATTCATGTCGCACATTTCGTAATTGATGGGGTAATTCGTTCGGCGACACGCTTAGAACCAGCTGATAAACCGGATAGTTTTCTCGATCCAGATGCCATTGCTCAAACATACCTTAATATTCTGCGTCAACCCCGCAGTGCTTGGACTTATGAAGTAGAATTGCGTCCTTGGGTTGAACAATTTTAA
- a CDS encoding glutathione S-transferase family protein yields the protein MSNIQLYFAKGSTFSQRTRVVLLEKGIDFTATEVDLQNKPDWFTQISRYGKVPAIKHGDVELFESSIINEYLEEVFPKPPLLPSDPAAKAIARIWIDYANTRLVPAFNKLLRGKDSTEQEQGRREFLEALLYVEQEGISKLSGNGPYWLGENFSLVDISFYPWFERLPVLEHFRHFTLPTETPRLQEWWNVVRDRPSIKAVENPISYYIERFTKILGEPAVATQK from the coding sequence ATGAGTAACATCCAACTGTATTTCGCTAAAGGTTCAACCTTTTCCCAAAGAACTCGCGTGGTTCTCTTAGAAAAAGGAATTGATTTTACCGCTACTGAAGTTGACTTACAAAATAAACCAGATTGGTTCACTCAAATTTCTCGCTATGGCAAAGTTCCAGCGATTAAACATGGGGATGTAGAGTTATTTGAATCGAGTATTATTAATGAATATCTCGAAGAAGTGTTTCCCAAACCACCTTTGTTACCAAGCGATCCGGCAGCTAAAGCGATCGCTCGCATTTGGATCGACTACGCTAACACCCGCTTAGTACCTGCATTCAACAAACTCCTGCGCGGTAAGGATTCTACCGAACAAGAACAGGGAAGAAGAGAATTTTTAGAAGCTTTATTGTATGTTGAACAAGAAGGAATCAGTAAATTATCTGGGAATGGGCCGTACTGGTTAGGAGAAAATTTCAGCTTAGTTGATATCAGCTTTTATCCTTGGTTTGAAAGGTTGCCTGTGTTGGAACATTTCCGCCATTTCACCCTACCAACAGAAACACCTCGCTTGCAAGAATGGTGGAATGTTGTGCGCGATCGTCCATCCATTAAAGCAGTAGAAAATCCTATTAGTTACTACATAGAAAGATTCACCAAGATTTTAGGTGAACCTGCTGTTGCCACTCAGAAATAG
- a CDS encoding CmcJ/NvfI family oxidoreductase, with product MSISNQVINRPVIEDLPYVEAVLNYLIPMAEKPVNYTFDPPPGIPRQSGSYEPHKLPIRNGRSIAHNLSLDREGFALVAHHSNVNDFYDENEIYNVYYPEAEKLLLEITGATRVIVFDHNVRNIHKAQKGENGAKEPVKRVHNDFTASSGYSRARAVLTALGEEDPEALLKHRFSIVNVWRSIAQPVQESPLAVCDAQSIAPSDLVASDLVYRDRIGETYAVTYNQAQRWFYFPQMRTHEALLIKCFDSAQDGKARFAAHTAFEDPTSPTDAPPRQSIELRTLVFYPAEKP from the coding sequence ATGAGTATATCTAACCAAGTTATTAATCGCCCGGTTATTGAGGATTTACCTTACGTTGAGGCAGTTCTCAATTACTTGATTCCAATGGCAGAAAAGCCAGTCAATTATACTTTCGATCCGCCGCCTGGTATTCCGCGCCAGAGTGGGAGTTATGAGCCTCACAAATTGCCAATTCGCAATGGAAGATCGATCGCACATAACCTATCATTAGATCGAGAAGGTTTTGCTTTAGTTGCACATCACAGCAACGTTAATGACTTTTACGACGAAAACGAAATCTACAATGTCTACTACCCGGAAGCGGAAAAGCTGCTTTTAGAAATAACGGGTGCAACTAGAGTTATAGTTTTCGATCATAACGTTCGTAATATTCACAAAGCGCAGAAGGGAGAGAACGGAGCAAAAGAACCTGTGAAGCGCGTACACAACGACTTTACTGCCTCTTCCGGTTATTCTCGTGCGCGTGCAGTGCTAACAGCGTTAGGAGAGGAAGATCCAGAAGCGTTATTAAAGCATCGGTTTAGCATAGTTAATGTTTGGCGATCGATCGCACAACCAGTTCAAGAATCACCATTGGCAGTGTGCGATGCCCAAAGTATTGCTCCTAGCGATCTGGTAGCTAGCGATTTAGTATACCGCGATCGCATTGGTGAAACTTACGCTGTTACTTACAATCAAGCACAAAGATGGTTTTACTTTCCGCAAATGCGAACCCATGAAGCATTACTTATCAAATGCTTCGACTCTGCACAAGATGGTAAAGCCAGATTTGCTGCCCATACCGCCTTTGAAGATCCCACCAGTCCAACAGATGCGCCGCCGCGTCAAAGCATCGAACTGCGAACATTAGTCTTTTATCCTGCTGAAAAACCATGA
- a CDS encoding aliphatic sulfonate ABC transporter substrate-binding protein — MRLKRREVLLGLTSLGVTLISASCNNNSPNQTAQTNQTAPANQTATSPVVSSGSTASGSKIRIGYQRFSELDLIRTRGELDKRLKERGFAVDWVFFQAGPPMLEAMNAGSLDWGGVGDTPPIFAQAAGAQFYYVGQTPRGPKTQDIVVLKDSPIQTPADLKGKKVALQKGSSAHYLLISTLQENNIPVDSVEIVSLSPSDARAAFEQGKIDAWSIWDPFLAVIENTGKIRNLNVGKDRRAFFLASQKFAQDNPDLVKIILEEAKNNEQWGQNNTKVIAQQFSQQLNIDASILEIVNERRKWGLLPIDDSVLTAQQQVADTFYQLKIIPKQIQVKDVALPSDSYAKLYPS, encoded by the coding sequence ATGAGATTAAAAAGACGAGAAGTATTGCTGGGGCTGACAAGCTTAGGTGTAACCTTAATTTCAGCCAGCTGTAATAACAACTCACCCAATCAAACTGCACAAACCAACCAAACTGCACCTGCAAATCAAACAGCTACTTCTCCTGTAGTTAGCAGCGGTTCCACAGCCAGTGGATCTAAAATACGCATTGGTTATCAAAGATTTTCCGAACTGGATTTGATTCGGACTCGTGGTGAACTGGACAAGCGTTTGAAGGAAAGAGGCTTTGCAGTTGATTGGGTGTTTTTCCAAGCAGGCCCACCAATGTTAGAAGCAATGAATGCAGGTAGTTTAGATTGGGGAGGTGTAGGAGACACGCCACCCATTTTTGCTCAAGCAGCAGGCGCTCAATTTTACTACGTTGGGCAGACTCCACGAGGCCCAAAAACACAAGATATTGTGGTGTTGAAAGATTCACCCATTCAAACACCTGCCGATCTCAAAGGCAAAAAAGTCGCACTTCAGAAAGGATCGAGTGCTCATTATTTATTGATTTCAACGTTACAAGAAAACAATATTCCCGTTGATTCTGTTGAAATTGTCTCCCTTTCCCCATCAGATGCTCGTGCTGCCTTTGAGCAGGGTAAGATAGATGCTTGGTCGATTTGGGACCCTTTCTTAGCAGTAATTGAAAATACAGGGAAAATCCGCAATCTTAATGTTGGAAAAGATCGTCGGGCTTTTTTCCTCGCTTCTCAAAAGTTTGCCCAAGACAACCCCGATTTAGTCAAAATAATTCTGGAAGAAGCTAAAAATAATGAGCAGTGGGGACAGAACAATACAAAAGTAATTGCTCAACAATTTTCCCAACAATTAAATATTGATGCCTCTATTTTGGAAATTGTTAACGAGCGGAGAAAGTGGGGACTTTTGCCGATCGATGATTCCGTTTTAACTGCTCAACAACAGGTAGCAGATACGTTTTATCAACTTAAGATTATCCCCAAACAAATTCAAGTCAAAGATGTCGCTTTGCCTTCCGATAGTTACGCCAAGTTATATCCTTCCTAG
- a CDS encoding amidase yields MSKIQADVEDFSAIALNQHYKDRTLSPVEVTKAALSRIAIYQKLVNAFVLVDEEKALADARDSEARWFKGEPLGFVDGIPTTVKDLLLTKGWATLRGSKAISPDQLWNEDAPAVAHLRSQGAVFLGKTTTSEFGWKGVTDSPLTGITRNPWNIDRTPGGSSGGAAVAAALGLGTLHVSTDGGGSTRLPAAFTGVFGFKPTFGRVPGYPSAHTTTLFHIGATTRTVEDAAVLLNAIAHPDPRDWYTLPENFEDYLQYLEKSVSGLRIAYSPRLGYGDVEPEVAALVEAAVKVFAELGAIVEEVDPGFKNPFPIFRIFWTTGAAKLLRSFSPEQLALVEDGLRASAEAGDRVSLTEYQNALDAREFLGRKLSLFHQKYDLLLTPTLPITAFPVGQASPQSDLYPPGLNWTPFTYPFNLTQQPAASVPVGFTQAGLPVGLQIIAAKYHDVLVLKAAKAYQNLHPFKLPERSLILT; encoded by the coding sequence ATGAGCAAAATACAAGCAGATGTTGAAGATTTTTCTGCGATCGCTCTTAATCAGCACTACAAAGATCGTACCCTTTCACCTGTTGAAGTGACAAAAGCTGCTTTAAGCCGCATTGCTATATATCAAAAACTAGTGAATGCGTTTGTCTTGGTGGATGAAGAAAAAGCACTGGCAGATGCAAGAGATTCTGAGGCACGTTGGTTCAAAGGGGAGCCTTTAGGTTTTGTAGATGGCATTCCTACGACTGTCAAAGATTTGTTGCTGACTAAAGGTTGGGCAACTTTACGCGGAAGTAAAGCTATTTCACCCGATCAATTATGGAATGAAGATGCTCCGGCAGTTGCTCATCTGCGATCGCAAGGAGCAGTATTTCTCGGCAAAACCACTACCTCAGAGTTTGGTTGGAAAGGCGTGACTGATTCTCCCTTAACCGGAATCACGCGCAATCCCTGGAACATCGATCGCACTCCCGGTGGTAGTAGTGGTGGCGCAGCAGTTGCCGCTGCTTTAGGATTGGGAACACTCCATGTCAGTACTGATGGGGGTGGCTCAACTCGATTGCCAGCCGCATTTACGGGTGTGTTTGGCTTCAAACCCACCTTTGGGCGAGTGCCGGGATATCCTTCGGCACACACAACAACTTTGTTTCACATTGGGGCGACTACTCGCACGGTAGAAGATGCGGCAGTTTTGCTCAATGCGATCGCTCATCCCGATCCTCGTGATTGGTATACCTTACCGGAAAACTTCGAGGATTATCTCCAGTATTTAGAAAAAAGCGTCTCAGGACTACGAATTGCTTACAGTCCCCGCTTGGGTTATGGTGATGTGGAACCGGAAGTGGCTGCATTGGTGGAAGCAGCGGTAAAAGTTTTTGCAGAACTGGGAGCGATCGTAGAAGAAGTCGATCCCGGTTTTAAAAATCCCTTCCCCATTTTTCGGATTTTTTGGACTACAGGAGCCGCTAAACTATTGCGATCGTTTAGTCCAGAACAATTAGCATTAGTGGAAGATGGATTACGGGCATCGGCAGAAGCAGGCGATCGCGTTTCCCTCACAGAGTATCAAAATGCTCTGGATGCACGAGAATTTCTGGGACGAAAGTTAAGTCTTTTTCATCAAAAATACGATCTGCTGCTCACTCCCACCTTACCAATCACAGCATTTCCGGTGGGACAGGCTTCTCCTCAGTCAGATCTTTACCCACCCGGACTCAACTGGACACCTTTCACTTATCCATTTAACTTGACTCAACAACCAGCGGCTTCCGTTCCCGTTGGATTTACCCAAGCGGGTTTACCTGTTGGACTGCAAATTATTGCCGCAAAATATCACGATGTATTGGTGCTAAAAGCGGCGAAAGCATATCAAAATTTGCATCCATTCAAATTGCCAGAACGAAGTCTGATTTTGACATAA
- a CDS encoding SDR family oxidoreductase, whose protein sequence is MSLELGLTGKSAIVTGGSAGIGFATAKALYKEGVSVAIAARDVDRLEKAANEIRELPNQGNKVLAIPADITKAEDIETLVSKTLATFGQIDILINNAGSARAGSFLDLGDDAFLEAWNLKLLGYIRLVRAIVPDQINRKDGRIVNIIGGAGRTPRPNFLPGGTANAALLNFTRGISSELAQHNIRINAISPGLTATERAERLAEQRAQSQGVSVEQIKAESLKAIPLGKLVQPEAIANLALFLVSDLAASITGAEFLVDGGQTPGV, encoded by the coding sequence ATGAGTTTAGAATTGGGATTGACTGGGAAAAGTGCGATCGTCACAGGTGGTAGTGCAGGTATTGGTTTTGCCACTGCCAAAGCATTGTATAAAGAAGGCGTGAGTGTGGCGATCGCTGCTCGTGATGTCGATCGATTAGAGAAAGCTGCAAATGAAATTCGAGAATTACCGAATCAAGGAAACAAAGTATTAGCAATTCCTGCTGATATCACCAAAGCAGAAGACATTGAAACTCTTGTTTCCAAAACATTAGCAACCTTCGGACAAATTGACATCTTAATCAATAATGCTGGCTCGGCTCGTGCTGGCTCATTTTTGGATTTAGGAGACGATGCTTTTCTTGAGGCTTGGAACTTAAAATTATTGGGCTACATTCGTTTAGTCAGAGCAATCGTACCCGATCAAATTAATCGCAAAGATGGACGAATTGTTAATATTATTGGTGGAGCCGGACGTACTCCTCGACCTAACTTTTTACCTGGTGGTACGGCTAACGCCGCATTGCTAAATTTTACCAGAGGAATTTCTTCAGAACTGGCGCAACATAATATTAGAATTAACGCAATTTCACCGGGATTAACTGCAACAGAAAGAGCCGAACGTCTTGCAGAACAAAGGGCGCAATCACAGGGAGTTAGCGTTGAACAAATAAAAGCAGAATCTCTTAAAGCGATTCCTTTAGGTAAACTTGTGCAACCAGAAGCGATCGCAAATCTAGCACTATTTTTAGTTTCTGATTTAGCTGCTTCAATTACAGGAGCCGAATTTCTAGTAGATGGAGGTCAAACTCCCGGAGTTTGA
- a CDS encoding sulfite exporter TauE/SafE family protein has product MIPLLSLPLIDTLLLFGTAFIAGGLNAVAGGGSFITFPTLIFTGVPPIAANATNNTALWVATLASVGAYRKDFHIERRTLLILGLTSLIGGMLGSIALLYTSANVFRALIPYLLLLATLVFTFGDRLKAWFYRWSKKSSSDSPPFFKVVLAQLAISIYGGFFGAGLGILMLATLVFLGIKNIHTMNAFKTFLGGCIGGIAIVPFVFAGVIFWHQAILMAVGASLGGYLIAHYSRRIQPILIRRFVIVVAFTMTTYFFIHG; this is encoded by the coding sequence ATGATTCCTCTCTTATCTTTACCATTAATTGATACGCTCCTACTCTTCGGTACAGCCTTCATTGCGGGTGGACTAAATGCTGTTGCGGGTGGGGGCAGTTTTATTACTTTTCCGACACTCATTTTTACAGGAGTTCCGCCGATCGCTGCCAATGCCACTAATAATACTGCTTTGTGGGTGGCTACACTCGCAAGTGTAGGAGCTTACCGGAAAGATTTCCACATCGAACGACGGACACTGTTAATCCTGGGTTTGACTAGCTTAATCGGTGGGATGTTAGGATCGATCGCGCTGCTGTATACTTCTGCTAATGTTTTCAGAGCGTTGATTCCCTATTTGTTATTGTTAGCAACGCTAGTATTTACATTTGGCGATCGTCTCAAAGCTTGGTTTTACAGATGGAGTAAAAAGTCTTCATCCGACTCTCCTCCATTTTTCAAAGTGGTGTTAGCGCAATTGGCGATCTCAATTTATGGGGGATTTTTCGGGGCAGGTCTAGGAATTTTAATGTTAGCAACCTTAGTGTTTTTAGGCATTAAAAATATTCACACTATGAATGCCTTTAAAACATTTTTAGGTGGCTGCATTGGTGGGATTGCGATCGTTCCCTTCGTTTTCGCTGGAGTAATTTTTTGGCACCAGGCAATTTTGATGGCAGTCGGTGCTTCGCTAGGGGGTTACTTAATCGCTCATTATTCCCGTAGAATTCAACCCATCTTAATTCGGCGATTTGTCATAGTTGTTGCCTTTACCATGACAACCTATTTCTTTATACATGGTTAG
- a CDS encoding aldo/keto reductase has protein sequence MEYKKLGESDLKVSEICLGTMTFGHQNSIEEAHKQLDYAVSYGVNFIDTAEMYPVPPRAETYGKTEAYIGEWLQHQQRDKLIIATKIAGPGRSLKWVRDGAQEIKKDNVKQAVENSLRRLQTDYIDLYQIHWPDRYVPTFGQTIYDPQQERDTVPIAEQLSVFADLIQAGKIRYLGLSNETPWGVSEFSHVAKQLGLPKVVSIQNAYNLINRVFDSALAEACYQENIGLLAYSPLGFGYLSGKYVNEKPENTRISLFPNFGQRYHKPNVNEAVAAYVEIAHKYNLSPTQLALAFVRSRWFVTSTIIGATTIEQLHENLSSVDVVLDKDILAEIDAVNVKYPSPAP, from the coding sequence ATGGAATACAAAAAACTTGGTGAAAGTGACCTTAAGGTTTCCGAAATCTGCCTGGGAACAATGACTTTTGGGCATCAAAATTCAATTGAAGAAGCTCATAAACAATTAGATTACGCTGTTAGTTATGGCGTTAATTTCATTGATACGGCAGAAATGTATCCCGTACCTCCACGTGCCGAAACTTATGGAAAAACAGAAGCTTACATTGGTGAATGGTTACAACACCAACAGCGAGATAAATTGATTATTGCTACTAAAATAGCGGGGCCGGGTCGATCGCTTAAATGGGTTAGAGATGGGGCGCAAGAAATCAAAAAAGACAACGTTAAACAAGCTGTTGAGAATAGTTTGAGGCGATTACAAACTGATTATATAGATTTGTACCAGATTCATTGGCCCGATCGCTATGTTCCCACTTTTGGGCAAACAATTTATGACCCACAACAGGAAAGAGATACTGTACCTATTGCCGAACAGTTATCAGTATTTGCCGATCTAATTCAAGCTGGTAAAATTCGTTATTTGGGTTTAAGTAATGAAACACCTTGGGGTGTGAGCGAGTTTAGTCATGTTGCTAAACAATTAGGATTACCAAAAGTTGTTTCAATTCAGAATGCTTACAATTTAATTAACCGAGTATTTGATTCGGCATTAGCGGAAGCTTGCTATCAAGAAAATATCGGACTATTAGCTTATAGTCCTTTAGGCTTTGGTTACTTATCTGGTAAGTATGTGAATGAAAAACCAGAGAATACCCGGATTAGTTTATTTCCAAATTTTGGGCAACGATATCATAAACCAAATGTCAATGAAGCAGTGGCAGCTTATGTAGAAATTGCCCATAAATATAATCTGTCACCTACTCAACTTGCTTTAGCATTTGTACGGAGTCGCTGGTTTGTTACTAGTACAATTATTGGGGCGACAACTATAGAACAATTGCACGAAAATTTATCTAGTGTAGATGTGGTACTTGACAAGGATATTTTGGCAGAAATTGATGCTGTTAATGTTAAATATCCTAGTCCAGCACCTTAA
- a CDS encoding TauD/TfdA dioxygenase family protein: MSPILTEDKDTQISQTLEIHPISGRIGAKILGVDLSANLSDDTIDKIRQALIKHKVIFFRNQQLDADGQVAFARRFGQLTTAHPTVPSLEGHQEVLDLDYGRTAARANNWHTDVTFVDRPPLGSVLRAIDIPPAGGDTIWANSVTAYQDLPLALKNLADQLWAVHSNAYDYAEAAVNLSEETKSYRKVFTSTVYETLHPVVRVHPESGERGLFIGGFVRQIQGLSTTESDDIIRLLQSYVTRPENTVRWRWKVGDVAFWDNRATQHYAIYDYDNQPRRVQRVTIAGDLPVSIDGKHSEAIKGDSSTYNQN; the protein is encoded by the coding sequence ATGAGTCCAATCCTGACTGAAGACAAAGACACACAAATTTCTCAAACATTAGAAATTCATCCGATTTCTGGACGCATCGGCGCGAAAATCCTTGGTGTTGACTTGAGTGCAAACCTTAGCGATGACACGATCGACAAAATTCGCCAAGCTTTAATTAAACACAAAGTGATTTTTTTCCGCAATCAACAACTTGATGCTGATGGACAAGTTGCTTTTGCGCGTCGTTTCGGTCAACTCACCACAGCGCATCCCACAGTACCGTCGCTTGAGGGACATCAAGAAGTTCTGGATTTGGATTATGGTCGAACTGCTGCCCGTGCGAATAACTGGCATACTGATGTTACCTTTGTCGATCGTCCTCCGCTGGGTTCTGTGTTGCGTGCGATCGACATTCCTCCCGCAGGTGGTGATACCATTTGGGCAAATAGCGTTACAGCATACCAAGACTTACCACTTGCTCTCAAGAATCTAGCAGATCAACTTTGGGCTGTGCATAGCAACGCTTACGACTATGCAGAAGCAGCTGTTAATCTTTCCGAAGAAACCAAATCTTACCGAAAAGTTTTCACTTCAACTGTATACGAAACCCTACATCCTGTGGTGCGCGTTCATCCTGAATCGGGCGAACGTGGGCTGTTTATTGGTGGTTTTGTGCGTCAGATTCAAGGCTTATCAACAACTGAATCAGATGATATTATCCGACTGTTGCAATCTTATGTTACTCGTCCTGAAAATACGGTTCGCTGGCGTTGGAAAGTTGGCGATGTAGCATTTTGGGATAATCGCGCTACCCAACATTATGCGATTTATGATTATGATAATCAACCTCGGCGCGTACAACGAGTGACGATCGCAGGCGATCTTCCTGTTAGCATTGATGGCAAACATAGTGAAGCTATCAAAGGCGATTCTTCTACTTACAATCAAAATTAG